One Streptosporangium sp. NBC_01495 DNA window includes the following coding sequences:
- a CDS encoding phosphotransferase, giving the protein MRTKDVTREWLTAVLCRAHPGAAVESYDMEDVSSGTSSRWRATVTYNGAGREAGLPTELFAKTSRSWAQRLLLGMADVLTGEPGFYAHIRPHLDIEAPHGYHGAVDPGSGRSIALMEDIVATKGATFCTPQTPISFDEMKNLLTSMATWHGRYWNDPELDRHDFLRKTPQTFVGNLAKFAGLKKRGDVGVQRAMAVMPDGIMAIHEDLYRALWRSLELAAQGPLTFLHGDSHIANVYKTRDGLLGFGDWQVVMRGTWAFDVSYTIATGLAVADRRNWERELLAFYLDRLAETGAAAPDFEAAWLSYRQQMFWSYFGWLLSIGRSAIQPKFQPDSISLGILERASNAILDLDTLGAVDAVS; this is encoded by the coding sequence GTGCGGACGAAGGATGTCACCCGCGAATGGCTGACCGCGGTCCTGTGTCGTGCGCATCCCGGCGCCGCAGTGGAGTCGTACGACATGGAGGACGTCAGCAGCGGCACGTCGAGCCGCTGGCGGGCCACGGTTACCTACAACGGGGCGGGCAGGGAGGCGGGTCTGCCGACGGAGCTGTTCGCCAAGACGAGCCGGAGCTGGGCCCAGCGTCTCCTGCTGGGGATGGCCGACGTACTGACGGGTGAGCCGGGCTTCTACGCCCATATCCGGCCCCACCTGGACATCGAGGCACCGCACGGTTATCACGGGGCGGTCGATCCGGGGTCGGGCCGCTCGATCGCGCTGATGGAGGACATCGTCGCGACCAAGGGCGCGACCTTCTGCACGCCCCAGACGCCGATCTCCTTCGACGAGATGAAGAACCTGCTGACCAGCATGGCCACATGGCACGGGCGTTACTGGAACGACCCCGAGCTGGACCGGCACGATTTCCTGCGCAAGACACCTCAGACGTTCGTCGGCAATCTCGCCAAGTTCGCCGGGCTGAAGAAGCGCGGCGACGTCGGCGTCCAGCGGGCGATGGCCGTGATGCCCGACGGCATCATGGCCATCCACGAGGACCTCTACCGGGCGCTTTGGCGCTCGCTGGAGCTGGCTGCCCAGGGGCCGTTGACGTTTCTGCACGGCGACTCGCACATCGCCAACGTCTACAAAACCCGGGACGGGCTGCTGGGCTTCGGTGACTGGCAGGTCGTCATGCGGGGCACCTGGGCCTTCGACGTGTCGTACACCATCGCGACCGGGCTGGCCGTGGCCGACAGGCGCAACTGGGAGCGGGAGCTGCTGGCCTTCTATCTGGACAGGCTCGCTGAGACGGGTGCCGCGGCGCCGGACTTCGAGGCCGCGTGGCTCTCCTACCGCCAGCAGATGTTCTGGTCCTACTTCGGCTGGCTGCTGTCCATCGGGCGTAGCGCGATCCAGCCGAAGTTCCAGCCCGACTCGATCAGCCTGGGTATCCTCGAGCGCGCGTCGAACGCCATCCTGGATCTGGACACGCTCGGGGCCGTTGACGCTGTCTCCTGA
- a CDS encoding sensor histidine kinase has protein sequence MSVRIPTRRQAGLSPAGQAFLVMLGALIITGVIWLWAVAMAPVDGRALLAWSLGVIALLLCVAVTFAAYSMLQGRLLRDRLAGADGEIAWLADHTLPALVHRLREGASAETALAEIPQPRGLAQQRIMWMLAQEIGKGERMRAATMSACANAAGRVQALATSMLADLREMEDRHDEKVLGDLLRLDHSTAQAGRLADSIAVLTGARSGRRWTKPIVMESILRGAVGRISAYQRVRVHSASAVSVAGYAAEGVMHALAELMDNAATFSPPSEEVHVYVEEVTSGVVVTIEDCGLVMSPAALSRARRAVSSEPLDLTTLSGTRLGLAVVGCLARKHGLTISFRPSSRGGTGVVVMIPQRLIMQIARDPVAETSHSESVRAPRAATPTPAPRAAESVRTPRMAAPRPAESEPAAPVGDGELYGLPKRPRGQTLAAASSSSEPDPSPPPPPKPRKPRSDPGAGFSAFRQASLGTGGGPPPRAEDDTL, from the coding sequence ATGTCAGTACGAATACCTACTCGCCGCCAGGCGGGGCTCTCGCCGGCCGGCCAGGCCTTCCTTGTCATGCTGGGCGCTCTGATCATTACCGGGGTGATCTGGCTGTGGGCGGTGGCCATGGCGCCGGTCGACGGGCGGGCACTCCTGGCGTGGAGTCTCGGCGTCATCGCCCTCCTGCTGTGCGTCGCCGTAACCTTCGCGGCGTACAGCATGTTGCAGGGACGCCTGCTCCGCGACCGTCTCGCCGGGGCGGACGGGGAGATCGCCTGGCTGGCTGACCACACCCTTCCCGCGCTGGTGCATCGGTTGCGCGAGGGCGCGTCGGCGGAGACCGCGCTCGCCGAGATTCCGCAGCCTCGCGGCCTGGCTCAGCAGCGCATCATGTGGATGCTCGCGCAGGAGATCGGCAAGGGCGAGCGCATGCGCGCGGCTACGATGTCGGCGTGCGCGAACGCCGCGGGCCGGGTCCAGGCGCTCGCGACCAGCATGCTCGCCGACCTGCGCGAGATGGAGGACCGGCATGACGAGAAAGTTCTCGGTGACCTGTTGAGGCTGGACCACAGCACCGCGCAGGCGGGCCGCCTGGCCGACAGCATCGCGGTGCTGACCGGTGCCCGCTCCGGCAGGCGCTGGACCAAGCCGATCGTGATGGAGAGCATCCTGCGCGGAGCGGTGGGCCGGATCAGCGCCTACCAGCGGGTACGTGTGCACTCCGCCAGCGCCGTCTCCGTCGCCGGGTACGCCGCCGAGGGCGTCATGCATGCGCTCGCGGAACTGATGGACAACGCCGCCACCTTCTCACCTCCCTCCGAGGAGGTGCACGTGTACGTGGAAGAGGTGACCTCGGGCGTCGTGGTCACCATCGAGGACTGCGGTCTGGTCATGAGTCCCGCCGCGCTGAGTCGCGCCAGGCGGGCCGTCTCGTCCGAACCGCTGGACCTGACGACGTTGTCCGGTACACGGCTGGGTCTGGCGGTCGTGGGCTGCCTGGCTCGCAAGCACGGCCTGACGATCTCCTTTCGCCCCTCCTCGCGGGGAGGCACCGGAGTCGTGGTCATGATCCCGCAGCGGCTGATCATGCAGATCGCCCGGGATCCCGTAGCGGAGACGTCCCACTCCGAGAGCGTCCGTGCGCCGCGCGCGGCCACTCCCACGCCCGCTCCCAGGGCCGCCGAGAGCGTCCGTACGCCGCGCATGGCCGCCCCCAGGCCCGCCGAGAGCGAACCCGCCGCGCCCGTGGGGGACGGCGAGCTGTACGGGCTGCCTAAACGCCCCCGCGGGCAGACGCTCGCCGCGGCCTCTTCGTCCTCCGAGCCCGACCCCTCGCCGCCGCCGCCGCCCAAGCCCAGGAAGCCGCGCTCCGATCCGGGAGCGGGATTCAGCGCCTTTCGTCAGGCCAGCCTTGGAACCGGTGGCGGTCCCCCTCCTCGGGCAGAGGATGACACACTGTGA
- a CDS encoding roadblock/LC7 domain-containing protein — MLENLLEKTPQTRYALVLSKDGLKLSHTRALSVDRADQLAAIASGIQSLSHGASIEFGDGTGGVRQSMTEFHGGLLFIVEAGDGAHLAVVATDTADPGLIGHNMNELVEQIGEYLTAPPREPNRQI; from the coding sequence ATGCTGGAGAACCTCCTGGAGAAAACACCACAAACCCGATACGCCCTGGTGCTTTCGAAGGATGGCCTCAAGCTGTCCCACACCCGTGCGTTGTCCGTGGACCGGGCCGACCAGTTGGCCGCTATCGCATCGGGCATCCAGAGCCTGTCTCATGGCGCGTCCATCGAGTTCGGCGACGGTACCGGCGGGGTGCGTCAGTCCATGACGGAGTTCCACGGCGGGCTGCTGTTCATCGTGGAGGCGGGCGACGGCGCGCACCTCGCCGTCGTGGCGACGGATACCGCCGATCCGGGCCTTATCGGGCACAACATGAACGAGCTGGTCGAGCAGATCGGCGAGTATCTGACCGCGCCACCACGCGAGCCGAACCGGCAGATATGA
- a CDS encoding DUF742 domain-containing protein, translating to MTSRRVNSENPDRLYTVTGGRSRADHSSMDLVTLIVSECDPAPGMQSEHARILQMCVRPMAVVEISSELGLPISVVRILLGDLIDSGRITARRPPPIPTRAQLPDPELLKQVLVGLQKL from the coding sequence ATGACGTCGCGGCGAGTCAACAGCGAGAATCCAGACCGGCTGTACACCGTCACGGGCGGGCGTAGCCGCGCCGACCACAGCAGCATGGACCTGGTCACCCTCATCGTGAGCGAGTGTGACCCGGCACCGGGCATGCAATCCGAACATGCCCGGATCCTCCAGATGTGCGTCCGCCCGATGGCGGTTGTGGAGATCTCCTCGGAGCTGGGTCTGCCGATCAGCGTCGTGCGGATACTGCTGGGTGACTTGATCGACTCCGGCCGTATCACGGCTCGCCGCCCGCCTCCGATTCCCACCAGGGCGCAACTGCCCGACCCCGAACTCCTGAAGCAGGTGCTCGTTGGACTCCAGAAACTCTGA
- a CDS encoding GTP-binding protein, which produces MDSRNSEQLVRTPLLSTANTGLKIVVVGGFGVGKTTMVRSVSEIRPLSTEETMTRAGIGVDDATGVAAKSTTTVAFDFGRISLNEQMVLYLFGAPGQERFWFLWERLFSGTLGAVVLVDVRRLADSWYAIDRLEHHGMPFIVARNNFAEPVHPLEQVREALSLSDDVPLIDCDARRRDSSKAVLIALVKHLYTLSSAREGT; this is translated from the coding sequence TTGGACTCCAGAAACTCTGAGCAACTCGTCCGCACACCACTACTGAGCACGGCGAACACCGGGCTCAAGATCGTGGTGGTCGGTGGGTTCGGTGTGGGCAAGACGACCATGGTCCGCTCGGTGAGCGAGATCCGCCCACTGAGCACAGAGGAGACCATGACGCGGGCGGGCATCGGAGTCGACGACGCGACCGGTGTGGCGGCCAAAAGCACGACCACGGTGGCCTTCGACTTCGGCCGCATCAGCCTGAACGAGCAGATGGTGCTCTATCTGTTCGGGGCGCCGGGCCAGGAGCGGTTCTGGTTCCTTTGGGAGCGGTTGTTCTCGGGGACTCTGGGGGCGGTCGTCCTGGTGGACGTCCGCCGCCTGGCCGACTCGTGGTACGCCATCGACCGCCTCGAACACCACGGCATGCCGTTCATCGTGGCCCGTAACAACTTCGCCGAACCGGTTCACCCCCTGGAACAGGTGCGGGAGGCGCTGTCCCTCTCCGATGATGTTCCACTGATCGACTGCGACGCCCGCCGGCGCGACTCCAGCAAGGCGGTGCTGATCGCCCTTGTCAAGCACCTGTACACCCTGTCCTCCGCCCGGGAGGGCACCTGA
- a CDS encoding cytochrome P450, translating into MTNVFHTPDPASGFSGSQAPAGCPAHQGAVPLYGTRFHQDPAQTYREMRRQHGPVVPILLEGDVPAWLVIGYRELRYVLSNSQLFARDSRRWNAWDRIPPDWPLMAYVGYQPSLLFTEGAEHQRRAGAIGDALAAVDQFELRTQCERIADGLIDTFTGHGRVDLMTQYAHPMPLLAVASMFGLPDAEASRLAGDVGATLNGGEGAMEAYQRVQALMRRLLDGKRERPGPDLPSRLLAHPAGLADEELIQDLILLMTAGQDTTANWIGNTLRLMLTDERFAVTLSGGRRSAGQALNEVLWEDSPSQNSLGRWAVHDTQLGGQRIRAGDVLVLGLAAANADPQVRPDSYSGSGGNQAHMSFGYGEHGCPHPAPELAEVIAYTAVEVLLDRLPDMVLTVAAESLVWRTSIQMRGLAALPVEFSPGYSKGRM; encoded by the coding sequence ATGACGAACGTCTTCCACACGCCCGACCCCGCATCCGGCTTCTCCGGCTCGCAGGCGCCCGCGGGCTGCCCCGCCCACCAGGGCGCCGTCCCCCTGTACGGGACCCGGTTCCACCAGGATCCGGCCCAGACGTACCGGGAGATGAGGCGACAGCACGGGCCCGTCGTCCCGATCCTGCTCGAAGGCGATGTGCCCGCATGGCTGGTGATCGGGTATCGCGAGCTCCGCTACGTCCTCAGCAACTCGCAGCTGTTCGCCCGGGACTCGCGCCGCTGGAACGCCTGGGATCGCATCCCGCCCGACTGGCCGCTGATGGCATACGTCGGTTACCAGCCCTCCTTGCTGTTCACCGAGGGAGCCGAGCACCAGCGGCGGGCCGGGGCCATCGGTGACGCCCTCGCCGCGGTCGACCAGTTCGAGCTGAGAACCCAGTGTGAGCGGATCGCCGACGGCCTGATCGACACGTTCACCGGCCACGGCCGAGTGGACCTGATGACGCAGTACGCCCATCCGATGCCACTGCTGGCCGTCGCCTCCATGTTCGGCCTGCCCGATGCCGAAGCCTCGCGCCTGGCCGGCGATGTGGGGGCGACGCTGAACGGCGGCGAGGGCGCCATGGAGGCCTACCAGCGGGTGCAGGCCCTGATGCGGCGCCTGCTCGACGGCAAGCGGGAGCGCCCCGGCCCGGACCTGCCGTCACGCCTGCTGGCACACCCCGCGGGGCTCGCCGACGAGGAGCTCATCCAGGACCTGATCCTGCTGATGACCGCGGGCCAGGACACGACCGCCAACTGGATCGGCAACACCCTGCGGCTGATGCTGACCGACGAGCGGTTCGCCGTGACCCTGTCGGGCGGCCGACGTAGCGCCGGCCAGGCGCTCAACGAGGTGCTGTGGGAGGACTCGCCCAGCCAGAACAGCCTGGGCCGCTGGGCAGTGCACGACACCCAGCTCGGCGGACAGCGTATCCGGGCCGGCGACGTGCTGGTCCTCGGCCTGGCCGCCGCGAACGCCGACCCGCAGGTGCGGCCGGACTCCTACAGCGGCTCCGGCGGCAACCAGGCACACATGTCCTTCGGCTACGGCGAGCACGGGTGCCCGCATCCGGCGCCGGAACTCGCCGAGGTGATCGCCTACACCGCCGTCGAGGTGCTCCTGGACCGGCTCCCCGACATGGTGCTGACGGTGGCGGCCGAGTCGCTCGTCTGGCGAACGTCCATCCAGATGCGCGGCCTGGCCGCCCTGCCGGTCGAGTTCAGCCCCGGATACTCCAAGGGCAGAATGTAA
- a CDS encoding S8 family serine peptidase — protein MRVLLQLRPSPDVVAAVADPAVSTPAADVADALPGVVVDPSFTPVVVPRPIPAIGGDPLSLNQPLTFSFADNEASVLVRGEISDDEISTRITLLPSLRPDVVGVFADPVIERGLTCGGTPPVGDWRDVERLLHVAELAREGLDGSGVALAVLDTGINAAHVARTLDRGVTLDAQRSWNPSGVRGRAGEFPVDHGTMCAFDALVAAPRASLIDVPVLLSRRPGGTALDGLLSDAVAAFAHLRTVLEAQPAASRSLVVTNSWGSFSPDWDFPAGHPGNYSDNPAHPFNLIVSSLERAGADVLFAAGNCGRDCPDGRCAYANRPITGANSHPRVLSIGGVDVRRERVGYSSQGPGRLTARKPDLCAYTHFSGSLAFGADEADSGTSAACPVAAGLVAAVRTLWPSSRLSPAQLRTLLRRTADDHGDIGFDHDYGYGVVDTAGMLASLRRRARRVA, from the coding sequence ATGCGGGTCCTGCTCCAGCTCCGTCCCTCCCCCGACGTCGTCGCGGCCGTGGCCGACCCCGCGGTGAGCACACCGGCGGCCGACGTCGCCGACGCGCTGCCCGGGGTCGTCGTGGACCCCTCCTTCACCCCGGTCGTCGTGCCCCGCCCGATTCCCGCCATCGGGGGCGACCCCCTCTCGCTCAACCAGCCGCTGACGTTCTCCTTCGCCGACAACGAGGCCTCCGTCCTGGTCCGCGGGGAGATCTCCGACGACGAGATCTCCACCCGGATCACCCTGCTGCCCTCGCTCCGTCCCGACGTCGTGGGGGTCTTCGCCGACCCGGTGATCGAGCGGGGTCTCACCTGCGGCGGAACGCCCCCGGTGGGCGACTGGCGCGACGTGGAGCGGCTGCTCCACGTCGCCGAGCTGGCCCGCGAGGGCCTCGACGGCTCGGGCGTCGCGCTCGCGGTGCTCGACACCGGCATCAACGCCGCGCACGTGGCCCGGACCCTCGACCGCGGCGTGACCCTCGACGCGCAGCGCAGCTGGAACCCGTCCGGAGTGCGGGGCAGGGCGGGCGAGTTCCCCGTCGACCACGGCACGATGTGCGCCTTCGACGCGCTCGTCGCCGCCCCGAGGGCGTCGCTGATCGACGTGCCCGTGCTGCTCTCCCGGCGCCCCGGCGGCACCGCGCTGGACGGCCTGCTGTCGGACGCGGTCGCGGCCTTCGCCCACCTGCGCACCGTCCTCGAAGCCCAGCCCGCAGCCTCGCGCTCCCTGGTCGTCACCAACAGCTGGGGCTCCTTCTCCCCCGACTGGGACTTCCCCGCGGGCCATCCCGGCAACTACTCCGACAACCCGGCCCACCCGTTCAACCTGATCGTCTCCAGCCTGGAGCGGGCGGGCGCCGACGTGCTGTTCGCCGCGGGAAACTGCGGGCGCGACTGCCCCGACGGCCGGTGCGCGTACGCCAACCGGCCGATCACCGGCGCCAACTCCCACCCGCGCGTCCTGTCGATCGGCGGCGTCGACGTCCGCCGCGAGCGGGTCGGCTACTCCTCGCAGGGTCCTGGCCGCCTCACCGCCCGCAAGCCGGACCTCTGCGCCTACACCCACTTCTCCGGCTCGCTGGCCTTCGGCGCCGACGAGGCCGACTCGGGCACCTCGGCCGCGTGCCCCGTCGCGGCCGGGCTGGTCGCGGCCGTACGCACCCTGTGGCCCTCCTCCCGTCTGTCACCCGCCCAGCTGCGCACCCTGCTCCGGCGCACCGCCGACGACCACGGCGACATCGGGTTCGACCACGACTACGGTTACGGCGTCGTCGACACCGCCGGGATGCTCGCCTCGTTGCGACGCCGCGCGAGACGCGTGGCGTGA
- a CDS encoding spermidine synthase, producing MTAEPPPSPDVRHTHWLSTRPRLIVASGFMLFLELALIRWTGSNIVHLSYFTNFVLLGSFLGIGLGFLRVGRSTRQPYYSPIVLAVLVLVVWLFPVTVDRQTEGVLYWTSLSASGPPAWLILPVIFAAAAIVLMGPAELVGRCFPELERLEAYRYDLIGSLSGIGLFTALSFLSAPPVVWGTIAAIAYAVLLWPRRVWARAALLVPSLIVVGVLATETLTAGALWSPYYKVTYVRGYWNDVPLMNIDVNGIPHQQATPAKSRLEWERQYALPYERAASGKLDNVLIVGAGSGTDVSIALSKGAKHVDAVEIDPKLLELGRSYHPDKPYDDPRVTTHVTDGRAFLERTSDKYDLILFALPDSLTLVSGASSLRLESYLFTQQAMEAAKDHLKPDGAFSMYNYYRETWLVDRLGSTMQAAFGHKPCVDIVSETGQQAVITAGLTTAAQRCGSEWAGAKADTPPPTGDDRPFLYLKDQTIPQIYIITLGLILLVSLLAVRAVAGPYRRMRPYADLFLLGVAFLLLETKSITGFALLFGTTWVVNAIVFGGVLVAVLAAVEVTRRFRMPSLPVMYGVLLAGLVLAWLVPNSWLLGLPLPVRAVVAVVVAFLPIFAANVVFAKRFADSADATVSFGANLLGAMVGGCLEYLALIIGYQALLIAAGLIYLGAFALLPRTGGVAGGVGTAGAAKVG from the coding sequence ATGACCGCAGAGCCACCCCCCAGCCCCGATGTCCGGCACACCCACTGGCTGAGCACGCGGCCCAGACTGATAGTGGCCAGTGGCTTCATGCTCTTCCTGGAACTGGCCCTGATCCGGTGGACCGGGTCGAACATCGTTCATCTGAGTTACTTCACCAACTTCGTCCTGCTGGGGTCCTTCCTCGGTATCGGGCTCGGCTTCCTCCGGGTGGGACGCAGCACTCGGCAGCCGTACTACTCGCCGATCGTGCTGGCCGTCCTCGTCCTGGTCGTGTGGCTCTTCCCGGTCACCGTGGACCGCCAGACCGAGGGGGTCCTGTACTGGACGAGCCTGAGCGCCAGTGGTCCGCCCGCCTGGCTGATCCTGCCGGTGATCTTCGCCGCGGCGGCGATCGTGCTGATGGGCCCGGCCGAGCTGGTCGGGCGCTGCTTCCCCGAGCTCGAACGACTGGAGGCCTACCGCTACGACCTGATCGGCAGCCTCAGCGGCATCGGGCTGTTCACCGCGCTGTCGTTCCTCAGCGCGCCCCCGGTGGTGTGGGGCACGATCGCCGCGATCGCCTACGCGGTGCTGCTCTGGCCCCGCAGGGTCTGGGCCCGGGCGGCGCTGCTCGTGCCGTCGCTGATCGTCGTCGGTGTCCTCGCGACGGAGACACTGACGGCAGGGGCGCTGTGGTCGCCCTACTACAAGGTGACCTACGTGCGCGGCTACTGGAACGACGTGCCGCTGATGAACATCGACGTCAACGGCATCCCGCACCAGCAGGCCACCCCGGCCAAGAGCCGCCTGGAGTGGGAGCGCCAGTACGCCCTCCCGTACGAGCGCGCGGCCTCCGGCAAGCTGGACAACGTGCTGATCGTGGGCGCGGGCAGCGGCACCGACGTGTCCATCGCGCTGTCGAAGGGCGCCAAGCACGTGGACGCCGTGGAGATCGACCCCAAGCTGCTCGAACTCGGCCGCTCCTACCACCCGGACAAACCCTACGACGACCCCCGGGTCACCACCCACGTCACCGACGGCCGCGCCTTCCTGGAACGGACCTCCGACAAGTACGACCTGATCCTCTTCGCGCTGCCCGACTCGCTCACCCTGGTCTCCGGGGCGAGCTCGCTGCGGCTGGAGAGCTACCTGTTCACCCAGCAGGCGATGGAGGCGGCCAAGGATCACCTCAAGCCCGACGGCGCCTTCTCGATGTACAACTACTACCGCGAGACCTGGCTGGTGGACCGCCTCGGCTCCACCATGCAGGCCGCCTTCGGCCACAAGCCCTGCGTCGACATCGTCAGCGAGACCGGCCAGCAGGCGGTGATCACCGCGGGGCTGACCACCGCGGCGCAGCGGTGCGGCTCGGAGTGGGCGGGGGCGAAGGCCGACACCCCGCCGCCGACCGGTGACGACCGGCCCTTCCTCTATCTGAAGGACCAGACGATCCCGCAGATCTACATCATCACCCTCGGCCTGATCCTCCTCGTCAGCCTGCTCGCGGTCCGGGCCGTCGCCGGTCCGTACCGGCGGATGCGCCCGTACGCCGACCTCTTCCTGCTCGGGGTGGCGTTCCTGCTGCTGGAGACCAAGAGCATCACCGGGTTCGCGCTGCTGTTCGGCACCACCTGGGTGGTGAACGCGATCGTGTTCGGCGGGGTGCTGGTCGCCGTGCTCGCCGCGGTGGAGGTGACACGCCGCTTCAGGATGCCGTCCCTGCCCGTGATGTACGGCGTGCTGCTCGCCGGGCTGGTCCTGGCCTGGCTGGTGCCCAACTCCTGGCTGCTGGGCCTGCCGCTACCGGTGCGCGCGGTGGTCGCCGTGGTCGTGGCGTTCCTGCCGATCTTCGCGGCCAACGTGGTGTTCGCCAAGCGCTTCGCCGACTCCGCGGACGCCACCGTGTCCTTCGGGGCCAACCTGCTGGGCGCGATGGTCGGCGGCTGCCTGGAGTATCTGGCGCTGATCATCGGCTACCAGGCGCTGCTGATCGCGGCGGGCCTGATCTATCTGGGCGCCTTCGCCCTGCTGCCCAGGACCGGCGGGGTCGCCGGGGGCGTCGGGACGGCCGGAGCGGCCAAGGTCGGCTGA
- a CDS encoding LCP family protein: MVQSAPDGRGTPPPQPLPGVRGAANGQDAPPVQGAHNGQGTPPPHDVRNGQATRNRQETLPPRDAPESQTTSPSQAGTGTRPAPAAGPVQGPGPVQAQGAVQTGGPAGSPPGPPGPSDPPGPPGKRPRFAKPLTVGALIGWTALSALLPGAAHLRSGHRRTGYILLTIFGALLLAILVGALVLSGEGNAGFLARDSTLMTGAVLAIAGAIAWFLLVLFSYVSLGPDRLSGRGQIVSGIAVGVLCVSVMAPFALTASTVMTGKETANAIFESASGNPTAVPVKHEDPWGGRKRVNFLLVGGDGAGNREGVRTDSMTMASVHVATGNTAMFSLPRNLQHVRFPPGTALGKRFPNGFMRELPNGGLLNEVWQYAEDHPELMPGVKDGHRGPRALMDAIGFTLNLKIDYYALVNMFGFAHLVDAIGGLRIRVERDVPWGGLYGTAGTIKAGYRKLSGEEALWYGRSRVGSDDFSRMARQRCVIGAFAQQATPSVVLTNFAKIANVAKKMAKTDIPRELLEHIIELGLKVKDARIVSLQFVPPEFYTGSPDWQKIRAATARALSQSLRPARRPQAATASPGTSGAAPAATPKPSRTAVAASPSQTPTPNGKGEAESLDELCGF; encoded by the coding sequence ATGGTCCAGAGCGCGCCGGACGGGCGGGGGACGCCTCCCCCGCAGCCCCTGCCCGGCGTACGGGGCGCCGCCAACGGGCAGGACGCGCCCCCCGTCCAGGGCGCGCACAACGGGCAGGGGACGCCTCCCCCGCACGACGTACGCAACGGGCAGGCCACGCGCAACAGGCAGGAAACCCTCCCGCCCCGGGATGCGCCCGAGAGCCAGACGACCTCCCCCTCGCAGGCCGGAACGGGCACGCGGCCCGCTCCGGCCGCGGGGCCGGTTCAGGGGCCGGGGCCGGTCCAGGCCCAGGGAGCGGTCCAGACCGGGGGGCCCGCCGGATCTCCCCCCGGCCCGCCCGGACCTTCCGATCCTCCGGGCCCTCCCGGGAAGCGGCCGCGGTTCGCCAAGCCGCTGACGGTCGGCGCGCTCATCGGCTGGACCGCGCTGTCGGCGCTCCTCCCCGGCGCGGCACACCTGCGGTCGGGACACCGCCGCACCGGGTACATCCTGCTCACGATCTTCGGCGCGCTGCTGCTGGCCATCCTGGTCGGCGCGCTCGTCCTCAGCGGTGAGGGGAACGCGGGTTTCCTCGCCCGCGACAGCACGCTGATGACCGGGGCGGTCCTGGCCATCGCCGGCGCGATCGCCTGGTTCCTGCTGGTGCTCTTCTCCTACGTCTCCCTCGGGCCCGACCGGCTCAGCGGCAGGGGGCAGATCGTGTCGGGCATCGCGGTCGGCGTGCTGTGCGTGTCGGTGATGGCGCCGTTCGCACTGACCGCGAGCACCGTGATGACCGGCAAGGAGACGGCGAACGCCATCTTCGAGAGCGCCTCGGGCAACCCCACGGCCGTCCCCGTCAAGCACGAGGACCCGTGGGGCGGGCGCAAGCGGGTGAACTTCCTGCTCGTCGGCGGCGACGGCGCCGGGAACCGGGAGGGTGTGCGGACCGACAGCATGACCATGGCCAGCGTGCACGTCGCGACCGGCAACACCGCCATGTTCAGCCTTCCCCGCAACCTCCAGCACGTCCGCTTCCCGCCCGGTACCGCGCTCGGCAAGCGGTTCCCCAACGGCTTCATGCGCGAGCTGCCCAACGGCGGCCTGCTCAACGAGGTCTGGCAGTACGCCGAGGACCACCCCGAGCTGATGCCCGGAGTCAAGGACGGGCACCGAGGCCCCCGTGCGCTCATGGACGCCATCGGCTTCACGCTCAACCTGAAGATCGACTACTACGCCCTGGTGAACATGTTCGGCTTCGCCCACCTGGTGGACGCCATCGGCGGCCTCAGGATCAGGGTGGAGCGCGACGTCCCCTGGGGTGGCCTCTACGGCACCGCCGGGACCATCAAGGCCGGATACCGGAAGCTCTCGGGCGAGGAGGCGCTCTGGTACGGGCGTTCCCGTGTCGGCAGCGACGACTTCTCCCGGATGGCCCGCCAGCGCTGCGTCATCGGCGCCTTCGCCCAGCAGGCCACCCCGTCGGTCGTGCTCACCAACTTCGCCAAGATCGCGAACGTGGCCAAGAAGATGGCCAAGACCGACATCCCCCGCGAGCTGCTGGAGCACATCATCGAGCTGGGGCTGAAGGTCAAGGACGCGAGGATCGTCAGCCTCCAGTTCGTGCCGCCGGAGTTCTACACCGGCTCGCCCGACTGGCAGAAGATCCGTGCCGCGACCGCCAGGGCGCTGAGCCAGTCGCTGCGGCCCGCCCGCCGCCCCCAGGCCGCGACGGCCTCTCCCGGCACGAGCGGTGCGGCGCCCGCCGCCACGCCCAAGCCCTCCAGGACGGCGGTGGCAGCCTCTCCGAGCCAGACGCCCACCCCGAACGGCAAGGGCGAGGCCGAGTCCCTGGACGAGCTCTGCGGATTCTGA